Genomic window (Magnolia sinica isolate HGM2019 chromosome 6, MsV1, whole genome shotgun sequence):
AACCATTTCAAAAAAAGGACAGGGTTTGGGTACTACCCACACCTGTCATGAGCTCGGGACAGAGAAAAACCAAAACCATAAGTAGAAATATGTAGAAAAATCTTGAGATTTCTACAAAGACCCCATACCAAAACAAGttgtaaaaagaagaagaagaagaagaagaaatgaaatagGAACAATGAATTTAGCTAACATACGCCGCTCCTGACGGACATGAAGGGCATGGCGCCATGCTCGCAGAGATCCAAACAAACTTCCATGCCTGAATTTCCGCACCCAATCACCAACACCTTCTTCCCTCTATAATCACCACCGGTCTTGTAATCCGACGAATGCACCGCCTTCTTCCCTTCAACAAATGCTTCAATTCCTGCCAATTCCGGCACGATGGGCTCGGCATTCTCTCCAGTGGCTACAACAAGCCAACGTGAAATGAACTCGATCGGGTCACCGAACTGGGCCGAGTCAGTGGTGGTGACACGCCAGACGGAGTGGGAGGGGTCGTAGCGAGCGTCAGTGACGGTGTGGCAGAAGTGAGGGCGGAGGGAAAAGAGCTGTGCGTAACATAACAGGTAGGAGAGGAAGTGTTGTTTAGAGGGGTAATTTGGGAAATGTGAAGGAAAGGGGAGGTGGGGGAGCTCGCACAAGGGCTTGGGGAGGTGGAGACAGAGGCGGTCATATGTACGGTGCCGCCAGAGAGGAGCGATGGTGTCGGCCTTCTCGAGGATGATGGATGGGATCGAGTGCAGTCGAAGGGAGGCTGCAACGGCAAGGCCGGACGGGCCAGCTCCTACGATGATTGGGCCACTGACCCAAACCTGGGGGTGTTTTGCGTGTGGTGCAGATGATTCATTGTTGGTGGTGGTTGTGGTTTCCATGAAAGAGAACtgaaatatctctctctctctctctctctctctctctctctctctctctctctctctctctgtgtgtttgtgtgtgtgttttctcTGTATATACTTATAAATGTTTTGTTGTAGCTCTTTCTCTATTGCTATATACTTGTTTCTTGTTGGAGAGTATAGCTGTTTTGTGTAGGAAAGTCTCTCATTCTACTTATCTTTGTAATTCTGTCACTCTAATGATTCAGGAGAAGCCAGATCAAGGAATAGCTGTGAGATACAGATCATACAGTAGCGAATCTAACgacatatctctctctctatctttctctctctatatatatctcTATCTTATATAGGGCATGGGGAATTTTAAAATTGAAATCGAAGAAGAGAACTCGGACTGCTTACAACACTTCATGTTCTCTCTGTTAATGCATATCTGTCTGCCTTTCGCTATCTCAACTGTTTTCACCTTTTGGTTCATGAATCTCCATCTGCTGTAGAAATTTGAAAGAGAGGGAGGAGTGACCGAAGATAAGAAGCGTGCATGACAGGTAGCTTTTGCCAGTCTCACAAAAcacgcatcctctctctctctctctctctctctcccttctaagAAGATCTTTTTTTCTCTGAGCTTCTGTTTAAGCATGGCATGCTACACGGACGTAAGATCCAGGGCCGCTCGCGCTACTGTATATAAAACAGGCTATTCGCATCACACATGCCTACAGTAGACACGAGTGTGGAATCTAACCGACTCATCAGGCAGGTGCCTCCGTGAAAGAAACCAAGCCCGTCTAATCATCGGGTTGGAACTTTTTCgtttttgaaattaaaaaataaaaaataaataaataattcaaaaaaaaaaaaaaggatggttaGAAGAAAGATAACCAACGGTCTATCTTCAATCTAAACATGCGACCCACCTGATGGTGATCATTCCTGGATTTTGGTGGCCTACCTGATGTTGATAATTCCTAGATTTTTGTTGTAGGTCATATTCACGGTGGTCCCAAACTGATGACTGCGCTTATTCATATGCGAGTCTACCACGATTAACTCCTTTCGCATGGGGAGTCGCCTCAGCGCTTCTCCAGGACATCATCTCGTGAATTAAGAAAGACAACCGTTTGGTAGCCCCCGGACTACCGAAATCGTCAGAGGTAGCGTACCCCCATTGCTCTCAACCTATGGTAAAGGACGCACGCCGGGTACTGCCCTGGCCTCGATAGAGCTCCCTCCTCCCCTTGCACGGGGAGATTTTAATGGACCGCACGCTGACATTAGAGATAGAACCCAGTCGAGTACTTGCTCGGCCAAACAGTTAACAAACATGTTTTGCATGGGCGGCCGATGGAGCTCGTATCTACGGGCCTGGTAGTACCAATCCACATCCGTGGTCAATGCTAGAGGTGTACAGGAGTCGAGTTGGGCACGGCTCTACTtagctcggccacttgctgaccccatCTCGAACTCGGTTCAGTTCAGTAAGAAGCTCGGGCTAGTTCAAGCCGAATTCGAGTCAAGTTCACCTGTCCAACATTTTCACAAAAatatggactgcaccttcaaaatctcattgtaagtaaaacaacaacaatgattttatgagtattttatcaaacaccttctaaacaacataaaaatcaagaaaaaaaaaaaaggtattaagtcatttcatcaaacacttggtcaGCAACATCATTGTCGAGCACTGAAGAACGGCGAGAAATAGTGGAGAGGAGAGTGGTACTAGTCGCCGGGCACCGGTCAGGCGCTGAAGAGAATCGAGTTCAAGTTGAGGTTAAGGGTTTTAGGATTGGGCGAACGGCCGAGACGAAAAGACGTTGGAGGttaggatgttttttttttttttttaaaacatattttgagcatccaatttatatatatatatatatatatatatatatatatatatatatatatatatatatatacacacactcaaaaatcgatccaatccaaTCCGAGCCGAACTGAGCCGATCAATATAGGTTCAACTCAGACTCAACTCGAAAAGTTTCAAGCTCAATAAAACtagcttgacttggttcgaacACAATTCCGatctgagtcaagtcaagcttttcCGAGTTGATCCGAgcaagctaactcgactcgtgtatacCTCTAGTAAATGTCCATTGATGGAGGATGATTGCCGGCAACACGAGTGGAAGGGATTCTGCAGCtctaagctttgtggggcccacagtaatgtatgtgttgtatctatgatATTAGGCtgttttagggcatgggctaaaATATGagaagatacaaagctcaagtggaccacactatagaaaatggGAGGATAATGAAACTCACCAAGAAACATTCCTaaggcctgctgtgatgtttatttgctatcataGCTGTTCATAAGGTGACTGAAGATGTAGTTGAAGTAAAAACGCGagcataagcttgatccaaaacttttggacccaaagaagtttttaagggcGGGCGTTCAATTGCCatcatttcttgtggtgtggtctacttgcgCTTTGTTTGGGTtcaagtcctaaaataagctggcaaaataaatgaacaaagtGGATACTTAGACTACAGGAATCCCTGTGGTTCACAACTTGCGGATGACAAGCTGAGCCATCATTTCAGTTTTCAGTTTTGATTAGTTCAGCCAATGGGGGTAACCAGGCGGAAGTTACACGGACTACTTTAATAAAAGTTATATTGCTGTCATTGGGCGAGGCCCAAAATTTGAATAGGCCCAGTCTGTGAGACCCGGTCCGAAGAGTTAAAAAATCTGATCTGAAGCCAACTTGTCCCGGCCGTTGACAGCCCTATCGATGGACATCTTCAAGGTTGGGCTGGCAGTAGTAAACGAGTAAGCAGGACTCGCAGCTACACTGCTACCAGGaaaccaaaactcaggtaggccacaccatggtaAGGATGTACATATCGCCCCGTCTCATGTTCACCCAGAAATAAAAAATTAGGctggtccaaaactcaggtagacaCATTATAG
Coding sequences:
- the LOC131248909 gene encoding indole-3-pyruvate monooxygenase YUCCA8-like — its product is METTTTTNNESSAPHAKHPQVWVSGPIIVGAGPSGLAVAASLRLHSIPSIILEKADTIAPLWRHRTYDRLCLHLPKPLCELPHLPFPSHFPNYPSKQHFLSYLLCYAQLFSLRPHFCHTVTDARYDPSHSVWRVTTTDSAQFGDPIEFISRWLVVATGENAEPIVPELAGIEAFVEGKKAVHSSDYKTGGDYRGKKVLVIGCGNSGMEVCLDLCEHGAMPFMSVRSGVHILPREMFGMSTYVLAMKLLKWLPVRIVDRFLLMVAKRMIGDTEKYGLKRPKVGPIELKNTTGRTPVLDVGTLANIKNGRINIVPEVESLTSKGAKFVDGREMDFDSLVFATGYRSNVPSWLKDSDFFTEDGKPKAPFPSGWKGENGLYVVGFTGKGLLGTGSDAVNIAQDIARKWKNTSEDKNFIIYTHPS